The Terriglobia bacterium genomic sequence CGGCCCTTCCTTGGGGTTTCCGGCGTTGTCAAGATAAACCGTCACCGCGTACGCCCGGTGCGGTATGGCGCCGGCTTTCGCCTTACCGACGATGCTCTGGGTTCCTCTCAGCCTTGGGGTCGTCTCCACTTCTGACAGCCGCTGGTTGGTGTCGGCGTCATAAAACCGGATTGCCAGGATGCAATTGCTGTGTAGCCTGGGTTGGCATGCGGGGTAACGGCCGAAGTCAAAGCTCGTGACCAAGTACATCTCAGGCGCAACTTCCTTCTTCGCCGCAAGCAGCCAGGCGCTGAATGTCATCACAATTGCTATAGTGAACGTAATCGATTTATTCATCTCTGCGTCCTCACTGCTACTTAGACCCGGCAGCGCGAAAACCGATGTCAAACGTTTGTCACAGCGGTGTCAATTCTGCAGACGCGAATTGGAACGACTCGGTCGTTACGAACTCCGGTTAACCTTTAGACTTCGCAGATCGCCGTTCCTCAGCGTTGACCCTGCCTTAAAATGCTCGACACAAACTTCATTCCGAGGTCTGCCGTGAAACGCGCCGACAGTCCCGAACAGTTGCATGTATTGTTTGCTGCAGCCCTGCACGCACGTGACGTCGAAGCTCTCGCCGTGCTGTACGCCGATGCTGCGTGCCTGACGCCGCGAACCGGGGGTTGCGCGCGCGGAATCGCGGCGGTGCGCGACCTGCTCGCCCATTACTGCGCGATGAACGCGACAATGCAAATCAAAACTCGGGAGGCGATTACGGTGGGCGACACCGCCTTGTTGATGTCGGACTGGCACATGACGGGCACGGGTCCCGACCGATCTCCGATAGATGCCGCGGGCACGAGCGTCGAGGTCGCGCGCCGCGGCGCGGATGGCGCGTGGCGGTATTTGATTGATTTGCCGCACGGGGTCGCAGGTTAAGCATGGTCGATTGTCCCTAGCCGGCACGGGCGAGAGACTCAAACCTACGACTTCGCCGCTCCTATGCGTTTTCCTCGCCGACCTCGGCCGCCAGCTCCGCCTGGCTCCCCTTCATTTCCGACGCCACGATGCCTCCCAGGATTAGCAGCGCTCCAACTCCGGCGCGCACCCCCAGCCGCTCGTGCAGCACGATGTACGACGTCAGCCACGCGAACACCGGCTCCAACAGAAAGATCAGCGCGGTGTGCGTCGGCGGCGTGAATTGCTGCGCCCATGCCTGGATGGTAAACGCCGCTCCCGTTCCCAAGAGCCCGGTAACCAGGATGGCCGCGATCACCCGCGACGACCACACGGCGTGCGCGTGCTCCACCACCGGAACCGTCAGGAACATCAGCGCCGCGCAGGTGATCGC encodes the following:
- a CDS encoding nuclear transport factor 2 family protein, which codes for MKRADSPEQLHVLFAAALHARDVEALAVLYADAACLTPRTGGCARGIAAVRDLLAHYCAMNATMQIKTREAITVGDTALLMSDWHMTGTGPDRSPIDAAGTSVEVARRGADGAWRYLIDLPHGVAG
- a CDS encoding DMT family transporter codes for the protein GNGNGLNLESINRGDLLTIGCAVMFALQIILMGRAMRKHRFEAVATVEAITCAALMFLTVPVVEHAHAVWSSRVIAAILVTGLLGTGAAFTIQAWAQQFTPPTHTALIFLLEPVFAWLTSYIVLHERLGVRAGVGALLILGGIVASEMKGSQAELAAEVGEENA